CTTTTACACCTGTTttaaactacacacatgtaaaaaGTCATGTACGTTCTGACTCCCCTCCAGTTCCAGACCCTCCTCTGATTGACTTGTCCAACAGCCGAGTCTATAATGAGGCCTCCATCTCCTGGAGACTCTCTGATGACCACCTCCCCACAGATCACCATGTGCTTGAGTACCGCAGGTGGGTGCAAACATGGCTGTGTAGATCCACTGAGAAGATGTAGACACgtggatgaaaaaaacacatcaaacacaatCTTCTTTTTCTCCAGACTTGGAGGCCCGAGCCAGTCCCCGTCCCAGGAGGACGGTGAGGACAATGGGGTCTGGAGGGCTACAGACAGGGTGTACGGTCCGAGCGCTGTGGTGTGTGACCTAGAGCCAGACAGCCTGTACTCCTTCAGAGTACggagctgcaggaactccatGTTCAGCCCCTACAGCCCTGAGGTCACCTTCCACACACCACCTGCACCTGGTAAGCCAGagacatgtgtttttttacagtgttgcacatttgcatttttctcCCTCGGATAGGCATTAAATTTGACTGCATTCTTTTTCTGAAGCTCAGTTAGTTCAAGCTGTGTTATTGTGTTGTTGATGCTAACTGCATTAATTAATTGACAAAATGACTATCAGGGGGATCCAGCCCCCTGTTTTTGGGCCTCTTTTGGCAAAGGCAGCAGCTGAGCTCCTCTATCCCTATTTTAGTTCTCGGAGCACGTCTGACTGTTCAGCATTGTACTCAGTTTTAAGAAGATTGTCAGATGACAGATGCTTCACTTTTTTAATTTCTTGAAGCACAGTGGTGTTTGCGTTTATCACCATGGTAAtggattttgtttttcagaccaCTCTAGCCAATTtagctctttgtgtgtgtgtgtgttgtgttttttgtgtgtgggaggTGATGTTGGTGGACAGCGTGACAGTTTGGAAAAGAAACCTGCAGTTGCATCTGCTGTTGGCATTTTAAGCTCGCTTGAGAGAGGCAAGGTggaattcattaaaaagaatCTTCATTGCCAACCATCTGTCGAAATCAAATTGTGCCCTCCCCAACGACGACTGTATCCCTTTGATTTATCTCCCGTTTGGCatcctcactgtgtgtgctgtgcagagGCGTTTTctgtcacactgacacagatatCAGAATATTTTTCAGAATCCACATTTTTCTTCAACCCTCTCGCACAGCAGGAGCCTGCCAAAAGAAATCCATTGTCACAGCCCGGTATGATCTGACATGTCTGTGCTTTTTTGAGATTTGTGTCCTGCACAAGCCTTGTGCGGCGTTGGTGGAACTTCCACATTCCTCTGCCCTCTCGTTCGTGTAAGACTGAGCGGATGGATTCAGTGTGCGTCAGTAATGAGGTGGAATTTCAAGCCAGGGTGAAATACAGAGAACAAAACATGaacgcacacagacactgctACCGATGACGTACATTGACATGAGAGCATACCGtctcaaatattttttttatttttgatatcGGAAAATATAAGCACTAACAATAGATGGGTGTCTATAAATCTTTTATATTCCAGGTGCTGCTAAGTCAAAGCTGGGTTTCTCTATTAGGCTAATGTAAATTAAATTAGTAGAGTAGCCTAGGGCCTAATTTCATGCTGCCTCAAATATATTTGGCCCcattctatttttattatttattaaatgtagTAGCATTCCAGTATTAAGCAAATATCACTTGCTCTATTGCAACATGGATGTAGTTATATTAtcttttaaaaattaaacattaattTATATCCCAAAAATGCACATAATTGGTGCCATATCGcacaaacatttattacatAGATCATCATTAGTGAATACAGGCTAGCTTTACTAATACACAGCACTGTATTCAGTGTTTAGCATCACATAAACTGCTCAGTGTTCTTCACCCTTCAGACAGGCTTATACTATTATCATCATGCCCTAGTTGTTAGAGAGACATCCCTAGACATATGCAAATTAACTGGTGTTCCCCAGTGTAGACCTCAGGTTGCACAGGATGGTTGAGTGAACAGGCATAATTATGTCAGCCTACATGTACCCTAGATTATGGTAATGGCTGCATTTGGTCCATAAACTATTTATAGAATGTGTTTAATTGCCAGCAGATGAGTAATATAAATGGTATCTGCACATAAAAAAGAGGACTGAAATTCATTAGGCTTGTTTTTCACGGTACAGGAGCGCTGGTTTAGCTTTTGTGTTGTGGCGCCCTCTTGTGTCAGGCTTTGCCATGTGCTTGGTTTCACACCTGTGACATGGACTACATGTCTTCATTTTGTGTAAGATGTATGCTGAGTTTTCTTCCAAATCTCATCTTGACCTTTCTGAATTCCTCCCCTGGCTCTGATCACCCTTTCTGTGTGCTCTCTGTTATCTCTTCCAGCTTTTGGCTTCCTGTTCAGTGACAAATGTGGATTCAGCACAGAGAGGCTCATTCTTAACAAGCGGCGGGACACTGTGGAGAGCGTTGCAGGCATGGCCTTCCTCCTTGCAGCAGAACGTGTGCAGACAGGCAGCTACATTGGACTGGATTACATAATTGGGGACACAGGCATCTCTCAGGGAAGGTATGAAAAGACAAAATACATCTGCGCTGACTACCCACATCTTTTATATGTACTTTTTTTATATGTAATTTGGATCAAATAATGGGATTACCTTGTTTTACAGACACTACTGGGCCTTTAAGGTGGAGCCCTACTCCTACATGGTTAAAGTTGGAGTGGCCTCAGACACAAAGCTGCTCGAATGGTTTCACAATCCAAGAGACACCAGCAGCCCCAGGTATGTGCAGGCACATGGCATCATTTAGAATACCTTTTTTactttaacaaacacacacagtatgcgCAGTGCTAAGTGTGTTTGAGTCCCCCTAATCCTGTGATGTAAGAGAACCAGTATAAACTCGTTAAAGAGCTTACTTACAGACAAAGCCTGCCTTTCTCAGTGGATCAACTCATGAAAAAAGCATTTCAAGCAGAACATTATTTAcgcaaatacattttaattctATGGTAATTACACCATTCATTAGATGGCTGAGTGCTTTTTTTTGGTCACCTGACTATCATAGGGCCATGTGTGAGAGGACTTGGTTAATGGATAAGAACTATACAGCTCTTACTGGATGTACGTGTAGAAAGCTGGTGCCCACGGTGGCCATCGCtgccaggaatgtggatttgaactcATCCGTCACCTGTTCATCTGATCTGGAACCTGATTTAGCACTGCACTACCATGATAAAAGAACTGTGTAGAcgccattttgacagtgaggATGATGTCAAGGATGCATCTAGTGAACATGGAGTGTTTATTCAAGAAATTTTGATACAAGGAAGGTTAACAATTGTTTCCTTGTACCCAATTACACTGAAGCCTCAGGTCAAAGTCAAGCTGAAATCTCTTAATATGTGAAAATGTTGCTGTCTTTTtggatctttttttctgtcttcatctATCCTCCCTTTCCTTCACCAGGTATGACCATGACAGCGGGCACGACAGCGGCAGCGAGGACACATGCTACGAACTCTCCCAACCCTTCACCCTCCTTACCATGGGCATGGGCAAACTCTTCATCCCCAaggcttcctcttcctcctccgtaTCCACAGCGAGCGCCTCATCCGGTGACCCAGGCAACCGCGTGCTCAACATGCCGCAGCGTCTGGGTGTGTGCTTAGATTACGACGCGTGCCGGGTGTATTTTTACAACGCTGACACCATGAGGTGCCTTTATGAAAGGCAGGTGGATTGTTCGGGGACGATGTATCCGGCGTTCGGCCTCATGGGCAGCGGAAAGGTTCAGCTGGAAGAGTTCATCACTACTAAGAGGCTGACTTTTTGATTAGAGGTGGAGGATGATGGTGCATTTAGGACCTCTGTTAATAAGTTGGCATGTTGCAGAGGGAGCAGGTTTTATTGACAATGTGATGGAGTACAATCCAAAGCATTTTTTTGAAGGTCAGATGAGACTATTTAAAGTTGGTATGTATAATGTGGGATGCTGAATATCAGTGTTTACAGGCAGAGGTTGGTACAGATGTCAAAGGTCTTCTCTACATACCAAAGTCTCTGTACCTGTTCATTGTATATGACCTGGTTTTAATTGCCAGCTACTGTAGATGTGGTATCAGCTGCACAGTTAGTCTGCagtcactttaaatgtttaacatGAAACGCCTTTGAGCTTACACTTCACTTCCTCTTTTGCCAGGTTTTTTTCGTGTAATTGGGTGTTGGAACTACTTGTCTAAACGTAGCAGCGTTGGTTTCGATGTTTTCTTAGTGGACCTGAGAGAGCCTTGTAGCGCCTTGGTGCCTTTTTTTAGGAGCTGGGTCACTTAGTTAGCAGATGTTGGTGTCATTGCACAAACATTAATATTCCGATAAGCATAAATTCTGTACGTAGGCATTTACTGTAGATGTAGATGGGTCAGACACTGGTGTCAAAGGTGTTGGTATTACGACTTGTTTTTGCTCTCAGAAGACACTACTTTTTCTACTTATGTTGATTTTGCACTATAAGATAAGAGAATCATCACAATCATCACAACCTAGTTAGGATTTACACTTTGCTTCCAGACACATAACCACATTAATGTCTCACACTCACCTTCACTAACAATTGTAACACATTCACGTCTGTTGCACAGCACACACTAGTGACTTATACCATCATAACTCTATCCAGGTACTTGTGTACTTgtaacaaacagctgcaaagtcaCTCTAATAGCCAAAGCTTTTTGGTTCTGGTGCTGATTTTTATGAGTGCAACCTACAGCTTAGTGGCCTCAcatcctttaaaaacacacagttattCAGGTTCTTATAAAAAAAGTGCTATCACATAACAGTTTACCGGTACTTGCATTGCAGACACATCCAGTGTAGCATATTAGCATTTAGCGTTTGATTGGATTTGAGCACACTAGGACAGACTGTTCACCAGGAAACcacacttttgtttgtttttttgttttgttgttgtttatgtgcCTGCACGTGAGTTTGTCTGTACATTCATGTATAGTTTGATTTCTGGAGGAGGGTAATCGGTGTGTTTTCTCAGGTTTCTGGCCCTGACTGGGGCCCGATGTTACCTACCTCTATCTGTCAGACCTGGAAAACCTTTAACCTGCTGTACCTTTCCTCACAGAAATTAGTCCGGATTTATTTGTAAGTTCATCAGTAACGGCGCCTTCTCTTCAATGTTAATAAATACTAAGCTGATCGttcatgtttgattttaaaattccATGTACATAATAATCCAGAGTCTTATTATTTTCAGTGAAATAAAGTACATCATAAATGTTCATGTAATTAGTTGGTGTTTGCTTGTGGATCACTGTTGATGgaaataacagattttttttgttcagctgtttgtgtttgtttttgaaatggaacaaccttttcttcctttctgtgaTATTTGTTCGAATGTTCTGGATTATTTAGGTTAAAAACATTGAATAAATTTCCTCTCATGTTCATCTGGTCAAATATCCAGTttcaaagtgaaatatttaGCATTGCAGTGTAcatattttgtcttttattttcaGTCCACTCCTCACAGACCTGATTGTTTTAAAATTGATCACCCCCCCGCCCCACAAACACATCTATGCAGTCCTAAATAACAGGGCAGGTTCACATGTTTTATTTCCATTACAGAATGTATTCTTATTGATTACAGAACACACAGATGAATGTTCTTTTTAGGGTGTTTTCCCCTCTTGGGTTCACTGCACACTTATGTGTAGTTacagaaatgtaatttaacaAGCATTTAATCTCAACACCATGActgatttaaattaaaaatgtgtccTGTAGCCTGCTTTTCATTAAGAAATTTAGAACCAAATATTCTGCCGGCTGGCTGTCAATCTAATTCTAAGCtagcactttaaaaaaaacaaaaatctgtagCATGTCAGCAAGTGTTTGGCTCTGCAGATGTGTGTAtaatactgtatatgtgtgcaaTATATAGGCTGTAGAAGAGAACATGAGCCTATAAAAACAGGGTGTAGTGTTGATAGGTGACGTTTTTGTTTAAAATAGGCTTCTTCTTGATACAAAATGAGATTAAAACATTACTTCTGAATATTTTTCTGAGCTCTATATAGTGGCAGTGCATTTGTtctcttgtgttttcttcagaGGATCGGATGTGGTGTGTAGAGTGGtggatctctgtgtgtgtactacTGTATGTAAAGATGTGGAAATATTGATCTCTGATCTCTGGAAAGGCTTCACTTTTTAATTTGCTGTGTGGGGATTTCATCAAATAAAACTAGTGTGTTTATAAATCTATTTCATCTGTTGTGTATTTGTACCATTGCTTGTTCAGCAGCTGTCACTTATGGTTTGcttatttaatttaatgcaaCTGTTTTATGCTGCATCAGAATTTCCTCTTATGGGTCCTTGCAGGCTATTCGCTTAAAAAGCTTGAGGATTTAAATTGCTAAGGACTTCAGGCACAGTAAAAACTATCCAAATCCTAACGTTTtagaatttattttatttgttttttctgtttatttattttgctttaatgtgtgtttaGTACATCTGTCCTGTCATTTGTAGCTTACCTGGATTATGCTCTTCATGGCGCATTGATGTGCAACAAAACTTTAAATAGTCAGCGGCGGTGTGTTCATATAACATATAGACATATAACAACACACACTTTCCCCAAAATGATTGGATGCTTACTGCTGGTAAACAAAATTTGAATTAATAATCTACAATgtgtaaacatttaaaaaataaataaagaagaagaatttaATGAATATCATTTGTATGTTTCATCATTTATGATACATGatataattattaattaatgcaAGAGCTCAGAAATATTTCTGGTAATCAGAATCACTGGATCCACAAACATACAGTTATCATGTTACACCTTCAGTAAATCCTATCAGTCCTATAACCTCTAGTGTTACTGGAGTTAGATCCTAATGAGGCACATCTGGCGGTTTTTatagatccatccatccacctgctggaggatgctgctgtgagaaaaggaggaggaggaggaagaggaggaggaggctgaggaggtACGTCACGCTGTGCACGCTCGCGGCCTGCCGTTGCAACGCGGAAGAGACGAAGGAGGAAAGAGCCTCCACGTCACTGAGGTGTAATATCGGCGTCAGTGCAACACAAGGTGCTACCTCAGTACGGTTCCAGTCCAGCCCAGGACATCCTCCTGCGGGAAATAATCAGTCGTATGACCGCGGAGAGAAGACGCGTCCAGCCGTGTGCGCGCTGAGGGGCCTCGGTGGGGACTCCAGGAATCCGCTGAAGGTAACGTTTGTGTCCGCTATACCTGCTAGCCTGGACGGTGCCTGCTGTAGCATTTCCTCCGGACACCGCTGACCTTTGCAGCACGAAGAAAGCGACACACAAGAATAGTAACGCGGATAGTAACGCAGTCAGTGTTAGCTCCAGAGTGTCAGTGTATTGGCACAGCTAGCTAGTCGGGATTTAAGGTCGGCAGGCTTTAAAGGCTTGTTGTGTTTTCGGTTTGACAGTTGTTGGTGTCCCGCtaagctgctgcttcatctcTGCATCTCCTGCAGTCTGTTTAATAATATGACAACAAGCTGTGGATCATTCATGGACTGAATAAAAAAAGCTACCTGCTGTTACTGTAAGCAGCACACATGCTAAGAGCcctttattaaaacacacaacaacctccaatcacagactgtaaaataacacattcaGCAAAACCTTAAAGGAGCAGTGTTCATCATGCATGTGAATACCGTCTACAGCTCTGTATGATGGGATTTGAAATATTAGTCAATATATTGTTGATTGACAGCAAACACATAAGACATGTATTGTACATCATTGTATGTAAATGTTTGGACATCACTTGATGCAGTTCAagcaattattattataacacagTTGTATGAAGTAGCCTGTAATCATATCTGTTTTCAGGTTGTTACCCTGTTGTGACATTGTTATATATTATTACACAAATGTGTTGAATATTCAGTTCTCACTGGTCAACTCAGGCACCCTGTGGTCAGTCAGTAGATTTGTAATAACAGTTTAAAACACAATGATTTGGTCACAAGAATTACATCTTCTtagcatatactgtatgtttgccACATATTATTGTAAAATTAACTCTGATTGATATGTAGATTGGATGTTGCAGCCAAGTATTTACTGTCAACATGCAGGTCTTTTGCATGTGCTTTCTCAGGTTTCACTGCGTTGTGCTCACAGCCATCTTGTTTTGCCATTAACACAATGGCACAATGGTCTGATGTTCACATAATGGCATATGTAGTgattttttacagatttttatgTTTGTTCACACTGGCAGTGTTTCTGTCTGGTCAAAGGTTTGAGATTACTGGTGAAATAGGCTTCCTCTTGCTCAAGATAGCTTGTTGTTTTGATCACAGGTCCTGGCCTGTAGGTGTGTTGTTAGGACCTGCCCAAGTTATTATATTTTAAGCAATTTTTTAAAACCCTGTTTCTCAAAAAAGCACAACTGTTGATATGTTGTAGTTATACTATTTTCAACAAAATAGAGGGTTTGATTGATTTACAAGTCATTGATGTCCCAGCATCCCAGCATTTTTGGGAAATTGTATTGTAATATCATTATATACAAAGTAACAGCCTTCCCCCAGCCTATGAACAAACACCTCCTTTCAAAAACCTTAGGCTAAAATGAACACATAATGCCTCTCAAGTTTTAGTGCTATGAATGCTAATGCAACATTGTCTCATGTATAATCTTTCTTGACATGTAATAGAATATGATGGGTGACACAGTGTGTGGTTACTGTAGAGAAGCATATCCCATTAAgaacctgttttttttaggaAACACCCAGTTATCACACCCCATACACACCTTATATTCTTTCAAACTGACAGATAAAAATGTATCAGTGTAAAATTGTGCTGAGAGTACTAATGTAAGGTGCATTAGCCTGCTGATTATTAACCAGTTTAAGGGTGTGTTGACGAGAGTGTGCAGTGCAGGATTAGACTGCTGGTTTATTTGCTTTGTGACCAAACTGATTCCATTAGGAGGCTGCTTGTGGGAAAATGTTCAGGCTGTTGAGAAACTTGCAGGTAGTTTTAAAACTGTAGTGATGCAGTAGCTTTTAAGTGGAAGTAAAGATCATTTTACTTAAATTCTGTATGTAGTTACGGAAAAAACAGCTATATTAAAGAGGAACTGAGATGAGGTGAAGTTTTGCTTCCCTTGTAGTGCACTACAGTAAGTGAGCAGTGAGGAAGTAAGCAAATGTGACACTACGTTGTATAATAATTACAACCAAAGGTACCAAAATGAGATCAACAGGGTTATGAGGATCTGCACACTTTTGGCCACTATGAACTTTAATGAAAAATGCATGGCACAGAGGAAGTATGTGGACACAGTCAACAGAGAGACAAGAATGTAGCATGCTCATATGCAGATGTCAATGTGGAAGGGAAGGTCGGCTCTGAACAGATCTTCCTCCTGTggttctctgtctgtgtcttggAAGGTGTTCTATGTCTGAATGACAGAATGTTGTCACTTTAAACAGACAGCAATGTTACAGTCGGCTTATGTTAATACCAAGTGAATGCAACCTATTAACATGCACGTCATTACTCCACCTAACATTTCACTCTCCACAAAGCCTTCAGACACTtgcttaaaaaaatgttttctcacTGATTTGTCAGGTAAACCTCAGAGGCTTTCTCAATCTCTGTTAATCTCAGTCTAATGAGGTGGAAGATGTTTACTTTGTCTTAATGAGACAGGTCAGAGTGTGAGGGACAGGTCAAATGGCTTTGTGTTGACATGGACACTAAAAGCCATGGATGGCTCGCTCACAATGTTGATAACCTGCGGTGTGTCTGGGCTTGCACATATGTTTTCAGGTGATTTTAGACACAAAAAAAGTGTAAGTAGTATTTTGTGGCATGGGAATATCCTGTCATTATTTGTTAATTGaatatttctgttcattttgATGGATCTTATGATGCCAACTTGTGGTGTGATCTGCATAACATTTAGAACCTAATCAAATTTGCTTTGAAGGAGGTGACACGCTAATAAGCCACTTCAGTAAAGGGTGTTAATGTAAGCTTATTACACAGAGATcgaaaacaaaacacttcagCAGCTCTTGCAGTGGGAGCTTCTTCAACGTTACGAGGACTACATGCTGTCACTGTTAGCTTTATTgattgcagaaaaacaaaacgtAAGTATATGTGACTCAAAAAAGGAACTTTGGTCTGTTCCTGAAAGCAGTAAAACAATAAGTGCTGCTTTTATAATGAGTTGAAGATTACATAACAAATGAAGCTCTTTGTTTCTACTTTGAAAGATATATAATGCAGTTTAGAGGGTGACAAGATAGTAGCAATGTTCTCTTTATTCAAAATAACAGTTGTTGTTCTTTTtagcatgttgtgtttttctaatTATGTCTGAGAGAACTGAGTAACTGGGTAATTTATCAGGATCAGCCTGCCAGGCTGTGGCACTTTGTCAGTGTTTCTTGTCTCTGCATGTTTCAGATGTCTAATAACTGTAATATGTAGCATGTCAAACAGAAGTCACCCCTCTAGCTATCATACCAGC
The genomic region above belongs to Parambassis ranga chromosome 9, fParRan2.1, whole genome shotgun sequence and contains:
- the trim36 gene encoding E3 ubiquitin-protein ligase TRIM36 isoform X3 codes for the protein MLFRNFTLESIVERYRQAARAAIAIMCNICKPPQQQEATKSCMDCKASYCNECFKLHHPWGTPKAQHEYVGPTTNFRPKVLMCPEHEMEKVNMYCEVCRRPVCHLCKLGGSHANHKVTSMSSAYKILKEKLAKSIHYLISKEDQVRAQITELQVLINQTEENGQLAERRANEHFERLFETLQERKSEMLRSIEQSRNRRMDQLKGQVEEYQGMLENSGLVGYAQEVLKETDQSCFVQTAKQLHVRIQKATESLRTFHPSADPCFDEFVLDTSREETLLKEMCFGGVPDPPLIDLSNSRVYNEASISWRLSDDHLPTDHHVLEYRRLGGPSQSPSQEDGEDNGVWRATDRVYGPSAVVCDLEPDSLYSFRVRSCRNSMFSPYSPEVTFHTPPAPAFGFLFSDKCGFSTERLILNKRRDTVESVAGMAFLLAAERVQTGSYIGLDYIIGDTGISQGRHYWAFKVEPYSYMVKVGVASDTKLLEWFHNPRDTSSPRYDHDSGHDSGSEDTCYELSQPFTLLTMGMGKLFIPKASSSSSVSTASASSGDPGNRVLNMPQRLGVCLDYDACRVYFYNADTMRCLYERQVDCSGTMYPAFGLMGSGKVQLEEFITTKRLTF